Proteins co-encoded in one Nitratireductor kimnyeongensis genomic window:
- a CDS encoding TRAP transporter large permease — MEPAILFVLVLLLLFLGVPVAVALGLSSLIIIAFFSSDSISSVALQLFTASQNYTLLAIPFFILASAFMSTGGVARRIIRFAIASVGHFRGGLAMASVLACMMFAALSGSSPATVVAIGTIAIAGMRQVGYSKEFAAGIIANAGTLGILIPPSIVMVVYSAATDVSVGRMFLAGVVPGIVAGLMLMVAIYVMARVRNLPAEEWKGVHEIVAGGKEAGWGLFLIIIILGGIYGGVFTPTEAAAVAAVYSFAVALFVYRDMGPMKNERWMKEEDGKRSRVGFSATVYALAFFFVWMILSFFLTADWEGVTLQGRTFTGLILSVVAMVAYALWRGGGGVAALPGLLVASLPIWRRNLSLMGRNFLRAFFNEETRKVTVDAARTTVMLMFIIVNALLFAHVLTAERIPQAITGLMVDAGFTWFTFLIAVNLLLLLGGQFMEPSGLLLIVAPVVFPIAMELGVDPVHLGIIMVVNMEIGMITPPIGLNLFVTSGITGMSLIQVVRAAAPFVLVLFIFLILVTYIPVMSTWLPYSLMGPEIVTR, encoded by the coding sequence ATGGAACCAGCCATTCTTTTCGTTCTCGTGCTACTCCTGTTGTTCCTGGGGGTTCCGGTAGCGGTGGCCCTCGGGCTCTCGTCACTCATCATTATCGCGTTCTTTTCAAGCGATTCCATTTCATCGGTGGCCCTGCAGCTTTTCACCGCGTCGCAGAATTACACGCTTCTGGCGATCCCGTTCTTCATTCTGGCATCGGCCTTCATGTCGACGGGTGGCGTGGCTCGGCGCATCATCCGGTTTGCCATTGCATCGGTAGGTCATTTTCGCGGGGGCCTCGCGATGGCGTCGGTGCTGGCGTGCATGATGTTCGCAGCTCTTTCCGGCTCTTCACCGGCAACGGTCGTTGCCATCGGCACCATCGCCATCGCGGGCATGCGGCAGGTGGGCTACTCAAAGGAATTTGCGGCCGGCATCATCGCCAATGCCGGTACGCTCGGCATTCTGATACCGCCTTCCATCGTGATGGTTGTCTATTCGGCGGCGACGGACGTTTCGGTCGGACGCATGTTTCTGGCCGGTGTGGTGCCCGGGATCGTCGCCGGGCTGATGCTGATGGTTGCCATCTATGTGATGGCGCGGGTGCGCAACCTGCCAGCAGAAGAGTGGAAAGGGGTTCACGAGATTGTCGCGGGGGGCAAGGAGGCAGGCTGGGGGCTGTTCCTCATTATCATCATTCTTGGCGGGATCTATGGCGGAGTGTTCACACCCACGGAGGCGGCGGCCGTTGCCGCTGTCTACTCCTTTGCGGTGGCGCTGTTCGTCTACCGCGACATGGGACCGATGAAGAACGAGCGATGGATGAAGGAGGAGGACGGCAAGCGCTCGCGCGTCGGGTTTTCCGCCACCGTCTATGCACTTGCGTTCTTCTTTGTCTGGATGATCCTGAGCTTCTTCCTGACCGCCGACTGGGAAGGGGTGACCCTCCAGGGGCGCACGTTTACGGGGCTCATCCTCTCCGTGGTTGCCATGGTGGCTTACGCGCTGTGGCGCGGCGGGGGCGGGGTAGCAGCGCTGCCGGGGCTGTTGGTGGCAAGCCTGCCGATCTGGCGGCGGAATCTCAGCCTGATGGGGAGGAACTTTCTGCGCGCCTTTTTCAATGAAGAAACGCGCAAAGTGACGGTGGATGCAGCGCGCACCACGGTCATGCTGATGTTCATCATCGTCAATGCACTGCTGTTTGCCCATGTGTTGACGGCCGAGCGCATACCTCAGGCGATCACCGGTCTCATGGTCGATGCCGGATTCACCTGGTTTACCTTCCTGATTGCAGTGAACCTTCTTCTGCTCCTGGGCGGGCAGTTCATGGAGCCTTCGGGTCTCCTCCTGATCGTCGCTCCCGTGGTGTTTCCCATCGCGATGGAACTGGGTGTCGACCCGGTCCATCTTGGCATCATCATGGTGGTGAACATGGAAATCGGCATGATCACGCCGCCAATCGGGCTCAATCTGTTTGTGACGAGCGGCATAACCGGCATGAGCCTGATCCAGGTGGTGCGTGCAGCGGCGCCCTTTGTGTTGGTCCTGTTTATCTTCCTGATACTGGTTACCTATATCCCGGTTATGTCAACATGGCTGCCATACAGCCTTATGGGCCCGGAGATTGTTACAAGATAG
- a CDS encoding TRAP transporter small permease, giving the protein MVLLWPALGLVAIVAVLFFLERRFPNAVARFEENVLAILLAAITFVSFTQVIARYGFNSGWGGALEFTRILFAWMILFGMSYGVKNGIHLGVDAFIRLLPSRLFKAVAIFGAVCVFLYAFILLYAGWLTLVGADVSTNWRQTGAIGYWTFMFDRGTGLDDLRYPLWMQEAFGLQDRVQRWVAYLMLPVGLALLAFRALEGVVGVARGERDLIIAGHEAEDLVAENKDALKE; this is encoded by the coding sequence ATGGTTCTGTTATGGCCGGCGCTCGGGCTTGTCGCAATCGTCGCCGTCTTGTTTTTCCTGGAACGGCGATTTCCCAATGCGGTCGCGCGATTTGAAGAAAACGTGCTTGCCATACTTTTGGCAGCGATCACGTTTGTCTCCTTCACCCAGGTCATTGCCAGATACGGTTTCAACAGCGGTTGGGGCGGTGCGCTGGAGTTCACGCGCATCCTGTTTGCGTGGATGATCCTTTTCGGCATGAGCTATGGCGTGAAGAACGGCATTCATCTGGGGGTTGATGCCTTCATTCGATTGCTTCCTTCCAGGCTTTTCAAGGCTGTTGCGATTTTCGGGGCGGTCTGTGTTTTCCTCTACGCTTTCATTCTTCTCTATGCCGGTTGGTTGACGCTGGTAGGCGCCGATGTGTCGACCAACTGGCGCCAGACCGGTGCCATCGGCTACTGGACTTTCATGTTCGATCGGGGGACCGGGCTCGATGATCTTCGCTATCCACTCTGGATGCAGGAGGCGTTCGGGTTACAGGATCGAGTGCAGCGCTGGGTGGCCTATCTCATGCTTCCTGTTGGTCTTGCTCTGCTTGCATTTCGTGCGCTTGAGGGTGTTGTGGGTGTCGCCAGAGGGGAGCGCGATCTGATCATTGCCGGCCACGAGGCGGAAGATCTCGTCGCTGAAAATAAAGATGCCTTGAAGGAGTAG
- a CDS encoding DctP family TRAP transporter solute-binding subunit yields MRLLIGAVSALSLTMFAGQAQAQCDDGEMVIKFSHVVAEKGHPKGDAATLLANRVNEEMNGTACMEVFPNSTLYDDDKVMEALLLGDVQLAAPSLAKFEAYTLKYRLFDLPFLFPTLDAVNKFTTSDDGQGLLTVMEDEGYTGLGFWSSGLKQFSAGKPLLEPQDAAGLKFRVQTSDVAVAMIEAMGASAQKLAFKEVYGALQTGVVDGQENSWCNIYTQKFFEVQDGITETNHQLLAYLLVTSTEWLESLDPAVRDQFVTIVQEVTETANANVADQEATCRQNILDANGTIRELSPEQRAAWVETMKPVWAKFEGDIGKELIDSAAASGS; encoded by the coding sequence ATGCGACTTCTGATCGGTGCCGTCTCGGCGCTTTCCCTGACCATGTTTGCAGGGCAGGCTCAAGCCCAGTGCGACGATGGCGAAATGGTTATCAAATTCAGCCACGTCGTTGCCGAAAAGGGTCATCCCAAAGGGGATGCGGCGACGCTTCTGGCAAACCGGGTGAACGAGGAAATGAACGGAACCGCCTGTATGGAGGTGTTTCCGAATTCGACACTTTATGACGACGACAAAGTGATGGAGGCGCTGCTTCTGGGCGATGTTCAGCTGGCTGCTCCGTCGCTTGCGAAGTTTGAGGCCTACACCCTCAAATATCGCCTGTTCGATCTTCCATTCCTGTTTCCAACACTTGACGCGGTGAACAAATTCACCACGTCAGATGACGGACAAGGCCTCCTGACCGTGATGGAAGACGAAGGCTATACGGGCCTTGGTTTCTGGTCTTCTGGTCTCAAGCAGTTTTCTGCCGGCAAGCCGCTTCTGGAGCCGCAGGATGCGGCGGGACTCAAGTTCCGCGTTCAGACCTCCGACGTGGCTGTCGCCATGATCGAGGCCATGGGTGCTTCGGCACAGAAACTTGCGTTCAAGGAAGTTTATGGCGCGCTTCAGACAGGTGTCGTGGATGGCCAGGAAAACAGCTGGTGCAACATCTACACGCAGAAATTCTTCGAAGTGCAGGATGGCATCACGGAGACCAATCATCAGCTTCTTGCCTATCTCCTCGTGACGTCGACGGAGTGGCTGGAGAGTCTTGATCCCGCTGTGCGCGACCAGTTCGTCACCATAGTCCAGGAAGTGACGGAGACAGCCAACGCCAATGTTGCCGATCAGGAAGCAACCTGCCGCCAGAACATCCTGGATGCCAATGGTACGATCCGTGAACTGAGCCCTGAGCAGCGCGCGGCATGGGTCGAAACCATGAAGCCTGTCTGGGCGAAATTCGAAGGTGATATCGGCAAGGAATTGATCGATTCAGCTGCCGCCAGCGGCTCCTGA
- a CDS encoding phenylacetate--CoA ligase family protein: MSPHFDALEIRDPAERERDLFSRLPDFLSGAVARADGLANWLSGHDLSGIVDRAALARLPVLRKAELLDLQRASPPFGGFVDPDALEGARVFMSPGPIWEIQGAGADPWQAARAFFAAGVRPGARVHNAFAYHMTPGGFVLDTGARALGCSVFPAGTGNTDMQVEAAEAFRPDVYAGTPDFLQIMLDRADRDGRDLSSFRTGLVSGGALFPAMREAYRARGIHILQCYATAEFGVIAFETSGADGLPLPGMVVNENLIVEIVRPGTDDPVPEGEVGEVVVTSLNPSYPLVRLGTGDLSAFLPGTSPCGRTNVRIKGWMGRADQRTKIKGMFVDPKQIAEITRRHAEIERARLVVTRVGASDAMTLNVEILADAVPDTEAIKTTLRDVTKIGGGVVLVEPGSLPRDGKVIADEREYSD, from the coding sequence ATGTCCCCGCATTTCGACGCGCTGGAAATTCGTGATCCAGCCGAGCGTGAACGTGATCTGTTTTCAAGATTGCCGGATTTTCTGAGCGGTGCCGTGGCCAGGGCAGATGGGCTTGCGAACTGGCTTTCAGGGCATGATCTCTCCGGCATCGTGGATCGCGCAGCCCTTGCGCGCCTGCCGGTCCTGCGCAAAGCGGAACTTCTGGACCTTCAAAGGGCGTCTCCGCCGTTCGGCGGTTTTGTCGATCCCGACGCGCTGGAGGGCGCGCGGGTTTTCATGTCCCCGGGCCCGATCTGGGAAATTCAAGGCGCGGGGGCCGATCCCTGGCAGGCCGCGCGTGCCTTTTTCGCCGCCGGCGTGCGGCCGGGGGCGCGCGTTCACAATGCATTCGCCTATCATATGACACCGGGCGGTTTCGTGCTCGACACGGGCGCCCGAGCGCTGGGGTGCAGTGTTTTTCCGGCCGGCACCGGGAACACCGACATGCAGGTGGAGGCGGCCGAGGCCTTTCGGCCGGATGTCTATGCCGGGACACCGGATTTTCTGCAGATCATGCTTGATCGCGCAGATCGGGATGGTAGGGATCTATCCTCGTTCCGGACCGGTCTGGTGTCCGGGGGAGCACTGTTTCCTGCCATGCGCGAAGCGTATCGAGCGCGGGGAATCCATATACTGCAGTGCTATGCGACGGCGGAATTCGGCGTGATCGCCTTTGAGACCTCCGGGGCTGACGGGCTACCGCTGCCAGGCATGGTGGTGAACGAAAACCTGATCGTGGAGATCGTTCGTCCTGGGACGGATGATCCGGTGCCGGAAGGCGAGGTGGGCGAGGTGGTAGTGACCTCGCTCAATCCATCCTATCCGCTGGTTCGGCTTGGCACCGGCGACCTTTCTGCCTTTCTACCGGGAACCAGTCCGTGCGGACGTACCAATGTGCGGATCAAAGGCTGGATGGGGCGCGCCGACCAACGCACGAAGATCAAGGGGATGTTTGTCGATCCCAAACAGATAGCCGAAATTACCCGAAGGCATGCTGAGATCGAGCGGGCCCGGCTCGTTGTCACACGGGTAGGCGCGAGCGATGCCATGACCTTGAATGTGGAAATACTTGCCGACGCCGTGCCCGATACTGAGGCCATCAAAACGACGCTGCGCGATGTTACCAAGATCGGTGGAGGCGTGGTGCTTGTGGAGCCCGGTAGCCTGCCGCGCGATGGCAAGGTGATTGCCGATGAACGGGAATACTCAGACTAA
- a CDS encoding homospermidine synthase, which produces MADRKWPVHGEITGPVVMIGFGSIGRGTLPLIERHFEFNKSRMVVVDPNDADRKLLDERGIRFVQAHVTKDNYKELLKPLLTEGEGQGFCVNLSVDTSSLDLMKLCRKLGVLYVDTVVEPWLGFYFDGNADNASRTNYALRETVRSEKAKNPGGTTAVSTCGANPGMVSWFVKQALVNLAVDLGLEFAEPGVDDREGWAKLMKTCGVKGIHIAERDTQRTKKPKPMNVFWNTWSVEGFIAEGLQPAELGWGTHEKWKPKNARKQKRGNKAAIFLEQPGANTRVRSWCPTPGPQYGFLVTHNESISIADFYTVRDKKGKVVYRPTCHYAYHPCNDAVLSLHEMFGAEGKAQPEQHVLDETELVDGIDELGVLLYGHKKNAYWFGSQLSLEEARKLAPYQNATGLQVTSAVLAGMVWALENPEAGIVEADEVDYRRCLEVQLPYLGPVKGYYTDWTPLEGRPGLFPEDIDESDPWQFRNILVR; this is translated from the coding sequence ATGGCTGACAGGAAATGGCCCGTCCATGGAGAAATCACCGGCCCGGTCGTCATGATCGGCTTTGGCTCTATCGGGCGCGGTACGCTGCCGTTGATCGAGCGCCATTTCGAGTTCAACAAGTCGCGCATGGTCGTGGTGGACCCGAACGACGCGGATCGCAAGCTTCTGGATGAGCGCGGCATCCGTTTCGTGCAGGCACATGTCACGAAGGATAACTACAAGGAACTGCTCAAGCCGCTGCTGACCGAAGGTGAAGGGCAGGGTTTTTGCGTGAACCTCTCTGTGGACACGTCTTCACTTGATCTGATGAAGCTGTGCCGCAAGCTTGGCGTGCTCTATGTTGACACGGTGGTGGAGCCATGGCTCGGTTTCTATTTCGATGGCAACGCCGACAATGCCTCGCGCACCAATTATGCCTTGCGCGAGACAGTCCGCAGCGAAAAAGCGAAAAACCCCGGTGGCACCACTGCCGTTTCCACCTGCGGTGCGAATCCGGGCATGGTTTCGTGGTTTGTCAAACAGGCTCTGGTGAATCTTGCTGTCGATCTCGGGCTCGAGTTCGCGGAGCCTGGCGTGGATGACCGTGAAGGCTGGGCGAAATTGATGAAGACCTGCGGTGTGAAGGGCATACACATCGCCGAACGCGACACGCAACGCACCAAAAAACCCAAGCCCATGAACGTTTTCTGGAACACCTGGTCGGTCGAGGGCTTCATTGCGGAAGGCTTGCAGCCGGCGGAACTGGGTTGGGGCACGCATGAAAAATGGAAACCGAAGAACGCGCGCAAGCAGAAAAGAGGCAACAAGGCTGCAATCTTTCTTGAGCAGCCGGGCGCCAATACGCGGGTGCGCAGCTGGTGTCCGACACCGGGTCCGCAATACGGATTTCTCGTCACCCACAACGAGTCGATCTCGATCGCCGACTTCTACACCGTTCGCGACAAGAAGGGCAAAGTCGTCTATCGGCCGACCTGCCACTACGCTTATCACCCCTGCAATGATGCGGTCCTTTCCCTGCACGAGATGTTCGGTGCCGAAGGGAAGGCGCAGCCGGAGCAGCATGTGCTTGATGAAACCGAGCTGGTTGATGGCATCGATGAGCTCGGCGTCCTGCTCTATGGCCACAAGAAGAATGCCTACTGGTTCGGATCACAGCTTTCGCTCGAAGAGGCACGCAAACTCGCGCCTTATCAGAATGCGACCGGACTGCAGGTGACATCCGCGGTGCTCGCGGGCATGGTATGGGCATTGGAAAACCCTGAAGCGGGTATCGTTGAGGCGGACGAAGTGGATTATCGCCGCTGTCTTGAGGTGCAATTGCCGTATCTGGGACCCGTGAAGGGCTATTATACCGACTGGACCCCGCTTGAGGGCAGACCCGGCCTTTTCCCCGAGGATATCGACGAATCCGATCCGTGGCAGTTCCGCAACATTCTCGTGCGTTGA
- a CDS encoding YciI family protein has translation MFIISLRYVVPVEQVEAHMEGHLAWLEKHYASGTFIASGRKVPRTGGIILARGVREGIEACVAQDPFVVNGVADAEIIECAISRAVEGLDALQD, from the coding sequence ATGTTTATCATATCGTTGCGCTACGTTGTGCCGGTGGAGCAGGTGGAGGCGCATATGGAAGGGCATCTGGCCTGGCTCGAGAAACATTATGCAAGTGGGACATTCATTGCTTCGGGACGCAAGGTGCCGAGAACCGGCGGCATTATCCTGGCGCGCGGCGTGCGCGAGGGCATTGAAGCCTGTGTCGCCCAGGACCCGTTTGTGGTGAATGGCGTGGCAGATGCAGAGATCATCGAATGCGCCATTTCACGCGCTGTCGAAGGCCTTGATGCGCTTCAGGATTAG
- a CDS encoding aminodeoxychorismate synthase component I, producing the protein MPGQNRGRVLIRDDAAGREMYFSRPRAVLSALDAETFDIMLERAELARREGFWLAGYMAYEAGYLLEPKLRPLLPEGRRGPLLCFGVFDPPEDRPIGVPVVGDGALSDVRPSWSSTDYRSRFERLHAHLRAGDCYQANLTFPIKARWIGKPAGLFDALGARQPVRYGALVELGWPVIISRSPELFFQVSRDGWIETLPMKGTAPRGATPKEDAAQKHFLRNDPKNQAENRMIVDLLRNDISRISEVGTLEVPELFRVESYPTVHQMVSRVRAKLRPDVDFRDIFAALFPCGSITGAPKIRAMEILHGLEAAPREAYCGAIGWAAPDGTMRFNVAIRTVSLFVGGEAIYNVGGGVVFDSTAEGEYEEAMLKARFATTGKGER; encoded by the coding sequence ATGCCCGGACAAAATCGGGGGCGGGTCCTCATTCGCGATGACGCGGCTGGCCGGGAGATGTATTTCTCCCGGCCTCGCGCTGTTCTATCCGCATTGGATGCCGAGACATTCGACATCATGCTCGAACGGGCTGAGTTGGCCCGGCGAGAGGGCTTCTGGCTGGCAGGATACATGGCCTATGAGGCCGGATACCTGCTGGAGCCGAAATTGAGACCACTCCTGCCAGAAGGGCGGCGTGGGCCGCTTCTATGCTTTGGCGTTTTCGATCCGCCCGAGGATCGGCCGATTGGCGTGCCGGTCGTGGGAGATGGCGCGCTTTCCGACGTCAGGCCGAGCTGGAGCAGTACGGATTACAGGAGCCGTTTTGAACGCCTACACGCGCATTTGCGGGCGGGTGACTGCTATCAGGCGAACCTGACCTTTCCCATCAAGGCGCGCTGGATTGGGAAGCCTGCCGGGCTCTTCGATGCGCTCGGTGCACGCCAGCCGGTGCGATACGGGGCGCTGGTAGAGCTTGGCTGGCCGGTGATCATTTCCCGTTCGCCTGAATTGTTCTTTCAGGTTTCGCGGGATGGCTGGATCGAGACCTTGCCCATGAAAGGGACGGCGCCACGAGGGGCGACGCCAAAGGAAGATGCGGCGCAAAAACATTTCTTGCGCAACGATCCGAAAAACCAGGCGGAGAATCGGATGATTGTCGATCTCCTGCGCAACGATATCTCCCGCATCAGCGAGGTAGGAACCCTGGAGGTTCCCGAGCTCTTTCGGGTGGAAAGCTATCCCACCGTTCATCAGATGGTCAGCCGCGTCCGCGCGAAGCTACGGCCGGATGTCGATTTTCGTGACATTTTCGCTGCGCTCTTTCCCTGCGGTTCGATTACAGGGGCGCCGAAAATCCGCGCCATGGAGATTCTTCACGGGTTGGAAGCAGCGCCACGCGAGGCCTATTGCGGGGCGATCGGCTGGGCCGCACCCGACGGCACCATGCGTTTCAACGTGGCGATCCGCACGGTTTCGCTCTTTGTCGGTGGGGAGGCCATCTACAATGTGGGCGGTGGGGTCGTGTTCGATTCCACTGCCGAAGGAGAATATGAAGAAGCGATGCTCAAAGCGCGCTTCGCAACAACCGGAAAAGGGGAGAGGTGA
- a CDS encoding M3 family oligoendopeptidase: MANNTDRASRPAATDAALAAENAVSELGNLPEWNLADLYPAIESPELKRDLDRAAAEAAGFETAWKGKLADEAARGNEGRLGEAVEAYETIEELMGRIVSYAGLLYAGDTSDPKRAKLYGDVQEKLTDASAHLIFFTLELNKIDDAVIDAALEADARLARYRPWVLDIRRDKPYELEDRVEQLFHEKSVTGRGAWNRLFDETMTSLRFTVDGDELALEQTLNLLQDANGETRRSAAEALADTFSRNLRTFTLITNTLAKDKEISDRWRGFEDIADSRHLANRVERPVVDALAEAVRNAYPKLSHRYYALKAKWLGMDVLSHWDRNAPLPETPQAVIGWDEARKTVLDAYQAFDPRMAEIASRFFDRNWIDAPVRPGKSPGAFAHPTVPSAHPYLLLNYLGKPRDVMTLAHEMGHGIHQVLAGKQGALMAPTPLTLAETASVFGEMLTFRSLLDRTTQKRERKAMLAQKVEDMLNTVVRQIAFYEFERKVHAKRRSDGELTSDQIGELWLDVQKECLGPSVKLREGYETFWTYIPHFIHSPFYVYAYAFGDCLVNSLFAVYQQAPEGFQDKYFAMLQAGGTEHHSELLKPFGLDASDPDFWSKGLSVIEGLIDELESLDG, translated from the coding sequence ATGGCCAACAACACTGACAGGGCTTCACGTCCTGCGGCAACGGATGCGGCGCTAGCGGCTGAAAACGCAGTTTCTGAACTCGGCAATTTGCCCGAGTGGAATCTGGCTGACCTTTATCCCGCGATCGAGTCGCCCGAATTGAAGCGCGACCTTGATCGCGCTGCAGCGGAAGCTGCCGGTTTCGAGACCGCATGGAAAGGCAAGCTTGCAGATGAGGCCGCGAGAGGAAATGAAGGCAGGCTCGGCGAAGCCGTCGAAGCTTATGAAACCATTGAAGAATTGATGGGCCGCATCGTTTCCTATGCCGGACTTCTCTATGCCGGCGACACTTCCGATCCCAAACGTGCAAAGCTATATGGAGATGTGCAGGAGAAGCTGACCGATGCGAGCGCGCATCTCATTTTCTTTACGCTGGAGCTAAACAAGATCGACGATGCCGTGATCGACGCGGCGCTGGAAGCGGATGCCAGGCTTGCGCGCTACAGGCCCTGGGTGCTCGATATTCGTCGTGACAAGCCCTATGAGCTGGAAGACAGGGTCGAACAACTCTTTCACGAAAAGTCGGTAACCGGCCGAGGGGCCTGGAACCGGCTGTTCGATGAGACCATGACCAGTCTTCGGTTCACCGTGGACGGGGACGAGCTGGCGCTGGAGCAGACGCTCAACCTGTTGCAGGACGCGAATGGTGAGACACGCCGTAGCGCCGCCGAGGCTTTGGCTGACACGTTTTCCAGGAATTTGCGCACGTTTACGCTGATCACCAACACCCTGGCCAAAGACAAGGAAATATCCGACCGGTGGCGTGGGTTTGAGGACATCGCTGATTCACGCCATCTGGCGAACCGGGTCGAGCGACCGGTGGTGGATGCGTTGGCCGAAGCGGTCCGAAACGCCTATCCGAAGCTTTCGCATCGCTACTACGCCCTGAAAGCCAAATGGCTTGGAATGGATGTTTTGAGCCATTGGGATCGCAATGCCCCCTTGCCGGAGACGCCGCAGGCAGTGATCGGATGGGACGAGGCCAGGAAAACGGTGCTTGATGCCTATCAGGCTTTCGATCCGCGCATGGCTGAGATTGCAAGCCGGTTTTTCGATCGCAACTGGATCGATGCGCCTGTGCGTCCGGGCAAGTCACCGGGCGCTTTTGCTCATCCCACGGTTCCTTCTGCCCACCCATATCTGCTGCTCAACTACCTCGGCAAGCCGCGCGATGTCATGACGCTTGCTCACGAGATGGGGCACGGCATCCATCAGGTGCTGGCTGGCAAGCAGGGGGCCTTGATGGCGCCAACGCCCCTGACACTGGCCGAGACGGCGTCGGTGTTTGGCGAAATGCTGACTTTCCGCTCCCTGCTCGACCGGACGACCCAGAAGCGAGAGCGCAAGGCGATGCTGGCGCAGAAGGTGGAGGACATGCTGAACACGGTTGTCCGCCAAATCGCTTTCTACGAGTTTGAGCGAAAGGTCCATGCAAAGCGCCGTAGTGACGGGGAACTGACCTCTGACCAGATCGGTGAATTGTGGCTCGATGTCCAGAAAGAGTGCCTCGGACCATCCGTCAAGCTGCGGGAGGGGTATGAGACGTTCTGGACCTACATTCCCCACTTCATCCATTCGCCCTTCTACGTCTATGCCTATGCCTTCGGCGATTGCCTGGTGAATTCACTCTTTGCGGTCTATCAACAGGCTCCGGAAGGGTTTCAGGACAAATATTTCGCCATGCTCCAAGCGGGCGGTACGGAACACCATTCCGAGCTTCTGAAACCTTTCGGGCTTGATGCCAGTGATCCTGATTTTTGGAGCAAGGGGTTGTCGGTGATCGAGGGTCTCATCGACGAGCTTGAATCGCTCGACGGTTAG
- a CDS encoding sigma-54-dependent transcriptional regulator: MSEAVLIVDDDPVQRRLLQAAVEKLGHTPLFAENGQEALDVLERAEKPPSTIVLDLMMPQMSGLEMLDRLRGDGTEIPVIVQTARGSIDTAVEAMRAGAFDFIVKPVAPARLGAAISNALKVSAMETRQRQGKSAAEASSLNQLITNSPSMARVISLGQKAAASDIPILIEGESGVGKEILARAIQSESRRRRKPFVTVNCGAIPDTLVESILFGHEKGAFTGATEKREGKFTEADTGTLFLDEIGDLPLDVQVKLLRAVQQGEVDTVGGRGTRKVDIRLISATNQNLIERVKEGRFREDLFYRLNVFPIMVPPLRDRKDDIPLLVQTFIARFGNNAPRRVTGISRRALELLDRYDWPGNIRQLENAVFRAVVLCETGVLDVTDFPQIFAQVEGLDPYEFLNSGSEDKNRAGAAEPATEDGLKQTPSIARDLPGQITIVDENDNLRPLEEIEGEIIRFALEHYSGQMSEIARRLGIGRSTVYRKLKDMGIDPTDRTRAKDD, translated from the coding sequence ATGTCCGAAGCCGTTCTCATAGTGGATGATGACCCAGTTCAGCGGCGCCTTCTTCAGGCGGCGGTCGAAAAATTGGGGCATACGCCGCTCTTCGCAGAAAACGGTCAAGAAGCATTGGACGTGCTGGAACGGGCGGAAAAGCCACCGTCCACGATCGTGCTTGACCTGATGATGCCGCAGATGAGCGGGCTTGAGATGCTTGACCGTCTTCGGGGGGATGGAACCGAAATCCCGGTTATCGTGCAGACAGCTCGCGGCAGCATCGACACGGCCGTCGAAGCCATGCGCGCCGGAGCCTTCGATTTCATTGTAAAGCCCGTAGCACCTGCTCGGCTCGGTGCAGCCATAAGCAATGCCCTCAAAGTCAGCGCTATGGAAACCCGCCAACGCCAGGGCAAAAGCGCGGCGGAGGCGTCATCACTCAACCAATTGATCACCAACAGCCCATCCATGGCGCGAGTCATCTCACTGGGCCAGAAGGCAGCCGCCAGCGACATTCCCATTCTTATTGAAGGCGAATCCGGCGTTGGCAAGGAAATCCTCGCCCGTGCAATTCAGAGCGAAAGCCGGCGTCGGCGAAAGCCCTTCGTCACCGTCAATTGCGGGGCGATTCCCGACACGCTGGTGGAGAGCATACTCTTCGGCCATGAAAAAGGAGCTTTCACGGGGGCCACGGAAAAGCGAGAGGGCAAATTCACCGAGGCCGACACGGGAACGCTTTTCCTGGACGAGATCGGTGACCTCCCACTCGACGTACAGGTAAAGCTCCTGCGGGCTGTGCAGCAGGGTGAGGTGGACACGGTCGGCGGGCGCGGCACGCGGAAAGTGGACATTCGCCTGATCTCGGCTACCAATCAGAACCTGATCGAGCGCGTCAAGGAGGGACGGTTTCGCGAGGACCTCTTCTATCGCCTCAATGTCTTTCCGATCATGGTGCCCCCGCTGCGCGACAGAAAGGATGACATCCCCCTCCTGGTGCAAACCTTCATCGCCCGCTTCGGCAACAATGCACCACGCCGCGTCACCGGGATTTCACGAAGAGCCCTTGAACTGCTTGATCGTTACGATTGGCCTGGCAACATTCGGCAGTTGGAGAATGCGGTGTTTCGGGCGGTGGTGCTGTGCGAAACCGGCGTCCTTGATGTTACGGACTTTCCGCAGATCTTTGCCCAGGTCGAAGGACTTGATCCCTACGAATTTCTCAACAGTGGCAGTGAAGACAAGAACCGCGCGGGCGCCGCAGAGCCGGCGACGGAAGACGGTTTGAAACAGACGCCCTCTATTGCCCGGGATTTGCCGGGACAAATTACTATCGTGGACGAAAACGACAATCTGCGTCCATTGGAGGAAATCGAAGGCGAGATTATTCGATTTGCTCTTGAACACTACAGCGGTCAGATGAGCGAGATCGCCCGTCGGTTAGGAATCGGGCGTTCGACCGTGTACCGGAAGCTCAAAGACATGGGCATCGATCCGACCGATCGCACGCGTGCGAAAGACGATTGA